The Hemibagrus wyckioides isolate EC202008001 linkage group LG15, SWU_Hwy_1.0, whole genome shotgun sequence genome window below encodes:
- the LOC131366274 gene encoding uncharacterized protein LOC131366274 isoform X2, protein MKVVHLLLMFQEVVSRPHVFLDGSPTVTCQGQPVLLRCRTERGTNVRYSWSREDNFQDNLLQSSADLLFHCAFLTEDAQYICSAQNAVSREQSKPISLHLVQAGQENCIYSLMSDELESYDCRTTTASPVISTSTNVEVPTSKFVTQTSSGGNQSLCSNHTQSWIEHVFLRPWSGVPLWYEIVRWLLFTAMITSTGLSCACTQTRRMACKHDNQM, encoded by the exons ATGAAGGTCGTACACCTATTGCTCATGTTTCAGG AAGTAGTGAGCAGACCCCACGTTTTTTTAGATGGCTCGCCTACGGTGACGTGCCAAGGACAGCCGGTTCTCCTGCGCTGCCGAACTGAGAGAGGCACCAATGTGAGGTACAGCTGGTCCAGAGAGGATAATTTTCAAGACAATCTTTTACAAAGCTCTGCGGATCTTCTCTTCCACTGTGCCTTTCTCACCGAGGACGCTCAGTACATCTGTTCGGCTCAGAACGCTGTGAGCAGAGAACAGAGTAAACCTATTTCCCTTCACCTTGTACAGGCTGGACAGGAGAACTGCATTTATTCCCTCATGTCTGATG AGCTTGAGAGTTACGACTGCAGGACAACAACAGCCTCACCAGTAATAAGCACAAGTACTAATGTGGAAGTTCCAACCTCAAAATTTGTCACACAGACCAGTTCAGGTGGAAATCAGTCACTTTGCAGCAATCATACCCAGAGCTGGATTGAACATGTCTTTCTCAG GCCATGGTCAGGAGTGCCACTGTGGTATGAAATAGTTCGCTGGCTTCTCTTCACTGCTATGATTACCAGCACTGGATTGTCATGTGCATGCACACAGACCAGAAGAATGGCTTGCAAACACGACAACCaaatgtga
- the LOC131366274 gene encoding uncharacterized protein LOC131366274 isoform X1 — protein MKVVHLLLMFQVHAILQCDKTSMHTTIGRDINVLCSYHENQFLFSKKYWCFGESRSTCEVLMDTEGFTTHRLKKKAKIYQSFRTIQIHMTELQLEDTGIYWVGIDKIYADIMFRITVKVTEEVVSRPHVFLDGSPTVTCQGQPVLLRCRTERGTNVRYSWSREDNFQDNLLQSSADLLFHCAFLTEDAQYICSAQNAVSREQSKPISLHLVQAGQENCIYSLMSDELESYDCRTTTASPVISTSTNVEVPTSKFVTQTSSGGNQSLCSNHTQSWIEHVFLRPWSGVPLWYEIVRWLLFTAMITSTGLSCACTQTRRMACKHDNQM, from the exons ATGAAGGTCGTACACCTATTGCTCATGTTTCAGG TTCATGCCATACTGCAGTGCGATAAAACCAGCATGCATACCACAATTGGGAGAGATATTAATGTTCTCTGCAGTTATCATGAAAATCAGTTTCTATTCAGTAAAAAGTACTGGTGCTTTGGGGAGTCCAGAAGCACTTGTGAGGTTCTGATGGATACGGAGGGATTCACAACACATCGGCTCAAGAAAAAAGCAAAGATATATCAGAGTTTCCGAACTATTCAGATTCACATGACAGAACTCCAGCTGGAAGACACTGGAATCTATTGGGTTGGGATTGACAAAATATATGCTGATATCATGTTCAGGATAACAGTCAAGGTAACAGAAG AAGTAGTGAGCAGACCCCACGTTTTTTTAGATGGCTCGCCTACGGTGACGTGCCAAGGACAGCCGGTTCTCCTGCGCTGCCGAACTGAGAGAGGCACCAATGTGAGGTACAGCTGGTCCAGAGAGGATAATTTTCAAGACAATCTTTTACAAAGCTCTGCGGATCTTCTCTTCCACTGTGCCTTTCTCACCGAGGACGCTCAGTACATCTGTTCGGCTCAGAACGCTGTGAGCAGAGAACAGAGTAAACCTATTTCCCTTCACCTTGTACAGGCTGGACAGGAGAACTGCATTTATTCCCTCATGTCTGATG AGCTTGAGAGTTACGACTGCAGGACAACAACAGCCTCACCAGTAATAAGCACAAGTACTAATGTGGAAGTTCCAACCTCAAAATTTGTCACACAGACCAGTTCAGGTGGAAATCAGTCACTTTGCAGCAATCATACCCAGAGCTGGATTGAACATGTCTTTCTCAG GCCATGGTCAGGAGTGCCACTGTGGTATGAAATAGTTCGCTGGCTTCTCTTCACTGCTATGATTACCAGCACTGGATTGTCATGTGCATGCACACAGACCAGAAGAATGGCTTGCAAACACGACAACCaaatgtga